A genomic region of Bernardetia sp. ABR2-2B contains the following coding sequences:
- a CDS encoding right-handed parallel beta-helix repeat-containing protein — protein MNTQYSIKFFLIAFIILFSGQSIAQVAPNQDKKLKKGAVISQTAQKPKIVTVTTTQQFLDAIASNTTIQLKGHSFYISDVANPNNSSENYNFREVYDGYELLIHDVKNFKIIGLGKNPVRLYTKPDYGNVIAFNNCDNVTIENVDAGHGASKGSCVGGVFKIENTKNFYIKNTIMYGSGIEGITTDNVTNLVCTNSFIRSCTYSIMTLTGSKNIRFENCVFEDNKEYDLVNITSCSNVSFKNCFFEKNRTSESTSYSDYSVFKVTESSKIALEGCFVEANAADYLCNDEKSLILKNTEVNHNDFTKGKFKK, from the coding sequence ATGAATACTCAATATTCAATCAAGTTTTTTCTGATAGCTTTTATCATATTATTTTCTGGTCAGTCAATCGCACAAGTTGCCCCTAATCAAGATAAAAAGCTAAAAAAAGGAGCTGTAATCTCTCAGACTGCTCAAAAACCTAAAATAGTTACGGTTACAACTACACAGCAGTTTTTAGATGCGATTGCTTCGAATACAACTATTCAACTCAAAGGGCATTCTTTTTATATTTCTGATGTAGCAAATCCAAATAATTCAAGTGAAAATTATAATTTTAGAGAAGTCTATGATGGGTATGAATTACTTATTCACGATGTTAAAAACTTCAAAATTATAGGTTTGGGCAAAAATCCTGTTCGTTTGTACACAAAACCAGACTATGGAAATGTAATTGCTTTTAATAATTGTGATAATGTAACTATTGAAAATGTAGATGCAGGACATGGAGCAAGTAAAGGTTCTTGTGTTGGTGGCGTTTTCAAAATAGAAAATACAAAGAATTTTTATATCAAAAATACAATTATGTATGGAAGTGGAATTGAAGGAATTACGACTGATAATGTAACAAATTTGGTTTGTACAAACTCATTTATTAGAAGTTGTACCTATTCTATCATGACGCTTACAGGTTCAAAGAATATTCGTTTTGAGAATTGTGTTTTTGAAGACAATAAAGAATATGATTTGGTAAACATTACAAGTTGTTCTAATGTGAGTTTTAAAAATTGTTTTTTTGAAAAAAATCGCACTTCAGAATCTACTTCTTATTCAGATTATTCGGTATTCAAAGTAACTGAATCTAGCAAAATTGCATTAGAAGGCTGTTTTGTAGAAGCAAATGCAGCAGATTATCTTTGTAATGACGAAAAATCTTTGATACTCAAAAATACAGAAGTTAATCATAATGATTTTACGAAAGGAAAGTTTAAAAAATAG
- a CDS encoding tetratricopeptide repeat protein: MNILFCTFSKLIFFISICLTILSCSQAQKLNEEQEEYISKTVEFYNNRNYDSAIYYSDKVLDFNPKNDIAWRIKGVGLYFLGKEEEAEKALSNAININPNNAESHKYRATIYHLNGEHRKAISDYDFYLKNEPNDELALAGKAKSYLRLKEYRKAIETYDYLLSLKIPPFSKVLNLSGRALVYMELKQYEKAQESIEEALEIGVESYIPLSTQSEILLQKGDYQQSLIVAKEALKLTKLYQDEELRKELAVYSKGHIGYVKHKLGNTEEGLGEVLASLEEMPTNSYVYKHLALISFDLGKKEEGCQYIEKGLELGFTKMFGTEMEELKQEKCTN, from the coding sequence ATGAATATTTTATTTTGTACATTTTCAAAGTTGATATTTTTTATATCTATTTGTCTAACTATTTTATCTTGTTCACAGGCTCAGAAGCTAAATGAAGAGCAAGAAGAATACATCAGTAAGACTGTTGAGTTTTACAATAATAGAAACTATGACAGTGCAATTTATTATAGTGATAAGGTTTTAGATTTTAATCCTAAAAATGATATAGCTTGGAGAATAAAAGGCGTTGGTTTATATTTTCTTGGCAAAGAAGAAGAAGCTGAGAAAGCATTGAGTAATGCCATAAATATTAACCCAAATAATGCAGAAAGTCATAAATATAGAGCTACTATTTATCATCTAAATGGAGAACATAGAAAAGCAATTTCTGACTATGACTTTTACTTAAAAAATGAACCAAATGATGAACTTGCATTAGCAGGAAAAGCTAAATCATATTTGAGATTGAAAGAGTATAGAAAAGCAATAGAAACTTATGATTATCTTTTAAGCCTTAAAATACCACCTTTCTCTAAAGTTCTTAATTTAAGTGGAAGAGCATTAGTTTATATGGAGTTAAAGCAGTACGAAAAAGCGCAAGAGAGTATTGAAGAAGCATTAGAAATAGGTGTAGAGTCTTATATTCCTTTATCTACTCAATCAGAAATTTTGTTGCAAAAAGGAGATTATCAACAATCATTAATCGTAGCTAAAGAAGCCTTGAAACTAACTAAGTTATATCAAGATGAGGAGTTAAGAAAAGAGTTAGCTGTTTACTCAAAAGGACATATAGGATATGTAAAACACAAGTTAGGAAATACAGAAGAAGGACTAGGGGAAGTTTTGGCTTCTTTGGAAGAAATGCCTACTAACAGCTATGTTTACAAACATTTAGCTTTAATTTCTTTTGATTTAGGTAAGAAAGAAGAAGGTTGTCAATATATAGAAAAAGGGCTAGAGTTAGGATTTACAAAAATGTTTGGAACTGAAATGGAAGAACTCAAGCAAGAAAAGTGTACAAATTAA
- a CDS encoding metallophosphoesterase produces MNRQLFSLVFVIILLLLDVYIFQLIKTLTLSSSETTRRTIHFIYWGVNFLTLGGIIVYNFFPADQIPYTFRQFLLTWAFMLYISKIFGALFLIIDDVIRLFTWIYHKINPSSISDVIGTTAQSSEEIKEGADKIPRSEFLMKAGVVAMATPLVTLSWGIVSGAHDYTVRKKTIVLPNLPKAFDGIKMVQISDVHSGSFFNKKAVEGGIDLIMKQKPDVIFFTGDLVNNMATEMKDYQDIFSRLKAPMGVYSVLGNHDYGDYVRWESPAAKRKNLEDLKQTHGRMGWKLLMNENHFLETNNEKIAIIGIENWGAKGNFARHGDLEKAYQGTQDAPVKILLSHDPSHWDAQVNGSKSNLYTESFDKAGIKKRAFNDIDLTLAGHTHGMQFGIDTEVFKWSPVKYMYEQWADLYKHENQYLYVNRGFGYLGYPGRIGILPEITVLELKSA; encoded by the coding sequence ATGAACCGACAATTATTCTCATTGGTTTTTGTTATTATACTTCTTTTATTAGATGTTTATATTTTTCAACTCATCAAAACGCTTACTCTTTCTTCTTCTGAAACCACTCGCCGAACGATTCATTTTATTTATTGGGGAGTAAATTTTCTTACGCTTGGAGGAATTATAGTCTATAACTTCTTTCCTGCTGACCAAATTCCTTATACGTTCAGACAGTTTTTACTGACTTGGGCGTTTATGCTCTATATCTCCAAAATCTTTGGTGCTTTATTCTTAATTATTGATGATGTAATTCGTCTTTTTACGTGGATATATCATAAAATAAATCCTTCTTCTATTTCTGACGTAATAGGAACGACAGCTCAAAGTTCAGAAGAAATAAAAGAGGGAGCAGACAAAATTCCTCGTTCAGAGTTTTTGATGAAAGCTGGTGTTGTCGCAATGGCAACTCCTTTGGTTACGCTTAGTTGGGGAATTGTCTCAGGAGCGCATGATTATACAGTCAGAAAAAAAACAATCGTTTTGCCAAATCTTCCAAAGGCTTTTGATGGAATAAAAATGGTTCAGATTTCAGATGTTCATTCAGGAAGTTTTTTTAATAAGAAAGCTGTTGAGGGTGGAATTGATTTGATAATGAAACAAAAACCTGATGTAATTTTCTTTACTGGCGACCTTGTAAATAATATGGCAACTGAAATGAAGGATTATCAAGATATTTTTAGTAGGCTCAAAGCTCCAATGGGTGTTTATTCTGTCTTAGGAAATCATGATTATGGTGATTATGTGCGTTGGGAATCACCAGCAGCCAAACGCAAAAACTTAGAAGACTTGAAGCAAACACATGGTAGAATGGGTTGGAAATTACTAATGAATGAAAATCACTTCTTAGAAACCAATAATGAAAAAATTGCTATTATTGGAATAGAAAATTGGGGTGCAAAGGGAAATTTTGCTCGTCATGGCGATTTAGAGAAAGCCTATCAAGGAACGCAAGATGCGCCTGTCAAAATTTTACTTTCTCACGACCCTAGTCATTGGGATGCACAAGTAAATGGTTCAAAGTCAAATCTTTACACAGAGAGTTTTGATAAAGCTGGTATTAAAAAACGAGCCTTTAATGATATTGATTTAACATTGGCAGGACACACACACGGAATGCAGTTTGGTATTGATACAGAAGTTTTTAAATGGAGTCCAGTAAAATACATGTATGAGCAATGGGCAGATTTATACAAGCACGAAAACCAATATTTGTATGTCAATCGTGGCTTTGGTTATTTGGGCTACCCTGGTAGAATTGGGATTTTGCCTGAAATTACGGTCTTAGAACTAAAATCAGCCTAA
- a CDS encoding tetratricopeptide repeat protein translates to MKKRSTFLLSLQKFTRYLGREWLSSLIFQRIFLVVFAIGIYANTFTHEYATEGSRLLSQSDMAHKGLGVDGIMNIFKQDSYAEVNDRQAKFIPANEHYQPVTLLTFAIEYTLFGESPHISHIINVLLYALTGMLLLSVLNRIFAGYLEERPRKILAFVATVIFIAHPVHTEIVASIKGRNELLSFLWLLLMTYLLLRTAFARGAIRFVYLPLVAISFFLALLTEETAISFMFILPLILYYFIPLRKVDIFVLAIPILFTAFGYWQLREFFTKDIEQAHLMHSILNNPFANADLSQKISTLIFAFAKYIELLIAPINLSHDYSFNQITLKEWTDIRVVMTFLGIVGAGVISVANIRKKGIYTFTYFYFIGYLLFIYVTEFLINPDEFVFLSPGTIISERLLYLPSLAFCIATAFGLYDLFGWFVANKKGAARWVYTYTFVGTSLVLILYSIKTIVRNESWKNDMTLMKADVNNSPNSVRLRYMLGRSYIIEADSTVSFRQKKRYLEKAADQLRKAVTIHPSYADAIALLGTVYTDLGQEDKAGRYYKRAIQINPQSIVTQEEYGKMCLINGDYHQAVECFKQWGILEMNPKAFLYLGQTYEFLEEPDSATAAYGLVVSFNNSDYNEVVGDAYYRMANIYVNESLNDSTKNKTKDAVGLYMKAVSKNKRNLDAYLKLSNLYEAEGKVTKAIYTLEGAIIYFPKSEELYRTIARLYGIEKDKEKQQLYIKQADSVSSLDGR, encoded by the coding sequence ATGAAAAAACGTTCTACCTTTCTTTTATCTCTTCAAAAATTCACTCGTTATTTAGGTAGAGAGTGGCTTTCCAGTCTTATCTTTCAACGTATTTTTCTAGTTGTTTTTGCAATTGGTATTTATGCAAATACCTTCACGCACGAATATGCAACAGAAGGTTCTCGTTTGCTTTCTCAGAGTGATATGGCACATAAAGGCTTGGGAGTAGATGGAATTATGAATATCTTCAAACAGGATAGTTATGCAGAAGTAAATGATAGACAAGCCAAATTTATTCCTGCCAATGAACATTATCAGCCTGTTACGTTACTTACGTTTGCTATTGAATATACGCTCTTTGGAGAAAGCCCACATATAAGTCATATCATAAATGTACTTTTATATGCACTTACAGGAATGCTTTTGTTATCTGTTCTGAATCGGATTTTTGCTGGTTATTTGGAAGAACGACCTCGCAAGATTCTAGCTTTTGTAGCTACTGTTATTTTTATTGCCCATCCTGTTCATACCGAAATTGTAGCAAGTATAAAAGGTCGTAATGAACTTCTTTCTTTTTTATGGCTACTTCTGATGACTTATTTATTGCTTCGCACAGCTTTTGCTAGAGGAGCGATTCGTTTTGTTTATCTTCCGTTAGTTGCAATATCATTTTTCTTGGCTCTCTTGACAGAAGAGACAGCAATTTCTTTTATGTTTATTTTGCCTTTAATTCTCTATTATTTTATACCACTCAGAAAAGTAGATATTTTTGTTTTAGCAATTCCAATTCTATTTACGGCATTTGGTTATTGGCAACTTAGGGAGTTTTTTACAAAAGATATAGAACAAGCACATTTGATGCACAGTATTTTGAATAATCCATTTGCAAACGCTGATTTATCTCAAAAGATAAGTACACTCATTTTTGCTTTTGCTAAGTATATTGAACTTCTTATTGCTCCTATTAATCTTTCTCATGATTATTCTTTTAATCAGATTACACTTAAAGAATGGACAGATATTCGTGTAGTCATGACATTTTTGGGAATTGTTGGAGCAGGTGTTATTTCAGTTGCTAATATCAGAAAAAAGGGAATTTATACTTTTACTTATTTTTACTTTATAGGTTATCTATTATTTATTTATGTAACTGAATTTTTAATCAATCCTGATGAATTTGTCTTCCTCTCTCCTGGTACTATCATTTCAGAAAGGTTGCTCTACTTACCTTCTTTAGCCTTTTGTATTGCTACTGCTTTTGGGCTTTATGATTTATTCGGTTGGTTTGTGGCAAATAAAAAAGGAGCTGCAAGGTGGGTTTATACTTATACTTTTGTAGGAACTTCTTTAGTTTTGATTCTTTATAGCATCAAAACAATTGTTAGAAATGAATCTTGGAAAAACGATATGACATTAATGAAAGCTGATGTCAATAACTCGCCTAATAGTGTTCGTCTTCGTTATATGCTCGGTAGGAGTTATATTATAGAAGCTGACAGTACAGTTTCATTTAGGCAAAAGAAAAGGTATTTAGAAAAAGCAGCTGACCAACTTAGAAAAGCCGTTACGATACACCCAAGTTATGCTGATGCAATTGCACTTTTAGGAACAGTTTATACCGATTTGGGGCAAGAAGACAAAGCAGGACGTTACTACAAAAGAGCCATCCAAATTAATCCACAATCTATTGTAACACAAGAAGAATATGGAAAAATGTGTTTGATTAATGGGGATTATCATCAAGCTGTGGAATGTTTTAAGCAATGGGGAATTTTAGAAATGAATCCAAAAGCATTTTTATATTTAGGGCAAACCTATGAGTTTTTGGAAGAGCCTGATTCTGCTACGGCAGCTTATGGTTTGGTTGTTTCTTTTAATAATAGCGATTATAATGAAGTTGTCGGAGATGCCTATTACAGAATGGCAAATATTTATGTAAATGAAAGCTTGAACGATTCGACAAAGAATAAAACAAAAGATGCTGTTGGTTTGTATATGAAAGCTGTCAGTAAAAACAAACGTAATTTAGATGCTTATCTTAAATTAAGTAACCTGTATGAAGCCGAAGGAAAAGTAACCAAAGCAATTTATACACTTGAAGGAGCAATTATTTACTTTCCAAAATCAGAGGAATTATACAGAACAATAGCTAGATTGTACGGAATAGAGAAAGATAAAGAAAAGCAACAACTTTATATAAAACAGGCTGATTCTGTTTCATCATTGGATGGAAGATAA
- a CDS encoding aldo/keto reductase has product MNYKLFGKSGLRVSELCLGTMTFGEEWGNGADKETSKKMFETFANAGGNFLDTANRYTEGTSEKYVGEFIHSERDYFVLATKYTLYENKKDPNGAGNHRKNMMRSVEASLKRLNTDYIDLLWVHMWDGTTQEEEVMRGLDDLISSGKVHYIGISDTPAWVVSKANTLAHFRGWSQFVGLQIEWSLIERTVERDLIPMANDFDLAITPWSPLGSGILTGKYNEKMIEGGRLSSESVKYNEHNLKIAKKVVEIAKNLGVSPAQVALAWLKAQDSKVIPIIGSRNVNQLEDSLGCLKVELSNDNLEELHKVSKIDLGFPHKFLKSDNAQNLIFGDNKDKIIR; this is encoded by the coding sequence ATGAATTACAAACTTTTTGGAAAAAGTGGTTTGCGTGTTTCAGAACTTTGCTTAGGTACAATGACTTTTGGCGAAGAATGGGGAAATGGTGCAGACAAAGAAACAAGTAAAAAAATGTTCGAAACCTTCGCTAATGCAGGAGGAAATTTTTTGGACACAGCCAATCGTTACACAGAAGGAACAAGTGAAAAATATGTAGGTGAGTTTATTCATTCTGAAAGAGATTATTTCGTTTTGGCTACAAAATATACGCTTTATGAAAATAAAAAAGACCCAAACGGTGCAGGAAATCATCGTAAAAATATGATGCGTTCGGTAGAAGCAAGTTTGAAACGCTTGAATACTGACTATATAGATTTACTTTGGGTGCATATGTGGGATGGAACAACACAAGAAGAAGAAGTCATGCGTGGACTTGACGACCTTATTAGTAGTGGAAAAGTTCATTATATCGGAATTTCTGATACTCCTGCTTGGGTAGTTTCGAAGGCAAATACATTGGCTCACTTTAGAGGTTGGTCGCAATTTGTTGGTTTACAGATTGAATGGAGTTTGATTGAACGTACTGTTGAAAGAGATTTGATTCCGATGGCTAATGATTTTGACCTTGCCATTACGCCTTGGAGTCCGTTGGGTTCTGGCATTTTGACAGGAAAGTATAATGAAAAAATGATTGAAGGAGGTCGTCTTTCATCTGAAAGTGTAAAATACAACGAACATAATCTCAAAATTGCCAAAAAAGTAGTAGAAATTGCTAAAAACTTAGGTGTTTCTCCTGCTCAAGTTGCATTAGCGTGGCTCAAAGCACAAGATTCGAAAGTTATTCCAATTATTGGAAGCCGAAACGTAAATCAATTAGAAGATTCTTTGGGTTGTTTGAAGGTTGAACTATCAAACGATAACTTAGAAGAATTACATAAAGTAAGTAAAATTGACTTGGGATTTCCTCATAAGTTTTTGAAATCTGATAATGCTCAAAATCTTATTTTTGGAGATAATAAGGATAAAATCATTCGATAA
- a CDS encoding AAA family ATPase: MAYNELKSNQLLELKTIQDLKNAGYQPKSIKEELRDNLIHSLQNNGNPFEGIYGYEQTVIPDIERAILSRHNINLLGLRGQAKTRIARLMVGLLDEYIPVVKGSELNDDPLSPLSRFAKDLIAEKGDNTEIEWLHRNERYTEKLATPDVTVSDLIGDVDPIRAANLKLNYSDERVINFGLIPRSHRCIFVINELPDLQARIQVALFNILQEGDIQIRGFKLRLPLDIQFVFTANPEDYTNRGSIVTPLKDRIGSQIITHYPTTLEISKKITHQESSLAKAQKEKIKVGEIATDLVEQISFVARDSEYVDEKSGVSARLTISAYENLVSAAERRMLINNEKSTSVRMSDFRGVVPAIAGKIELVYEGEQEGAGIVAESLINKSIREQFLQFFPDPEKQKKLKEDGTYYMMLKWFGDGNTVDIMNDASQKEYEKQLKQVPLLEKIVTLKHPKAKGDEKLFLMEFLLHGLAEYSALNKNVLANGMVFKDLFSSMFSMPEEGDDDEY, encoded by the coding sequence ATGGCTTACAACGAACTCAAAAGCAACCAACTTTTAGAACTCAAAACAATTCAAGACCTCAAAAATGCAGGATATCAACCAAAATCTATTAAAGAAGAATTAAGAGATAATCTAATCCATAGCTTACAAAATAATGGTAATCCATTTGAAGGAATTTATGGCTACGAACAAACCGTTATTCCTGACATAGAAAGAGCCATTCTTTCACGTCATAATATCAACCTTTTGGGGCTTCGTGGACAGGCAAAAACACGTATTGCTCGTTTGATGGTGGGTCTTTTAGACGAATATATTCCTGTTGTCAAAGGTTCTGAACTCAACGATGACCCTCTTAGTCCTCTTTCTCGTTTTGCAAAAGATTTAATTGCAGAAAAAGGAGACAATACAGAAATTGAATGGCTTCATAGAAATGAACGCTATACAGAAAAATTAGCAACTCCTGATGTAACTGTTTCAGATTTGATTGGCGATGTCGATCCTATTCGTGCAGCTAATTTAAAATTGAATTATTCTGATGAACGAGTTATTAATTTTGGTCTTATTCCACGTTCTCACCGTTGTATTTTTGTAATAAACGAACTTCCAGACCTTCAAGCAAGAATACAGGTTGCACTTTTTAATATTTTACAAGAGGGAGATATTCAGATTCGTGGTTTCAAATTGCGTCTTCCTTTAGATATTCAGTTTGTCTTTACTGCCAATCCAGAAGATTATACCAATCGTGGAAGCATTGTAACACCTCTAAAAGATAGAATTGGAAGTCAGATTATTACGCATTATCCAACTACTTTAGAGATTAGTAAAAAAATTACGCATCAAGAATCTAGTCTTGCTAAAGCACAAAAAGAGAAAATTAAAGTAGGAGAAATAGCAACTGATTTGGTAGAGCAAATTTCTTTTGTAGCACGAGATAGTGAATATGTAGATGAAAAAAGTGGAGTTTCGGCTCGTTTGACAATTTCAGCATATGAAAATTTGGTTTCTGCTGCCGAACGTAGAATGCTTATCAATAACGAAAAATCGACTTCTGTCAGAATGAGTGATTTTAGAGGTGTTGTTCCTGCCATCGCTGGTAAAATAGAATTGGTATATGAAGGCGAACAAGAAGGTGCAGGTATTGTAGCTGAAAGTTTGATAAACAAATCTATTCGTGAGCAATTTTTACAATTTTTTCCAGACCCAGAAAAACAAAAGAAACTCAAAGAAGATGGTACGTATTATATGATGCTAAAATGGTTTGGAGACGGAAATACAGTTGATATTATGAATGATGCTTCACAGAAAGAATATGAAAAGCAATTGAAGCAAGTTCCTTTATTAGAAAAAATCGTAACCCTAAAACATCCAAAAGCAAAAGGCGATGAAAAGCTATTTTTGATGGAATTTTTGTTACATGGTTTGGCTGAATACTCTGCTTTAAATAAAAATGTTTTGGCAAACGGAATGGTTTTTAAAGATTTATTTAGTTCAATGTTCTCAATGCCAGAAGAAGGAGATGATGATGAATACTAG
- a CDS encoding SpoIIE family protein phosphatase, with amino-acid sequence MNIYIKLVLLCLFMVAFTGGTVFYFVDMESRETLERQITARIEKQSSFAIGNIDRFIYERVTDIQQLSQDPILADESISQAELTDRIKELQLKNGMYKSISFFDPTRLRLADSRNLNIGKTHDLTTYWEKIDQGQQEVTMDISPSASLQIPVMHFAAVVRNDMGTRVGTVVTRADLSWINSIFEESMATDSLMRNADINLLDKEGTILYSNTNPDGVLKEKYYDMKQLTYFAENDKEKYHVFGDKIYFYTLETGYLSYAGNNWILLIALPKDVVYEPIYDLRRSIGIMLGIVILLGSGIAFVVARLFAKPILSLTASAKKMGEGNLEAVPNIKTRDEIGKLAQSFGQMANKLKAKMREQDELNIELAAINERIESKYVQINEQKVEIELSKDQIEMQNSALGEAFKEIEKQNKSITSSIHYAERIQRSTLPEHDIFNKYFPESFVLYKPRDIVSGDFYWFDEIVRDGKRHLMFAVGDCTGHGVPGGFMSMLGNNLLTTVVTIGGQIEPAIVLEEVDYDIRKVLHQDEHSENSQDGMEIAFCTVELDTLKMKYSGAHRSLYFFRNGEFTEIKADRASLGGVSKIRKKRKLTNLQLTTHEIQLQKDDVFYLFSDGYKDQFGGELGRIFSSKRFKNLLKEIHQQPMKQQMERLDKEVMAWSKISDQKQTDDIIVLGVRVTSSGLEM; translated from the coding sequence ATGAATATATATATAAAACTTGTACTACTTTGTCTCTTTATGGTTGCTTTTACAGGAGGAACTGTTTTCTACTTTGTAGATATGGAATCAAGAGAGACCTTAGAAAGACAAATTACAGCACGTATTGAAAAACAATCCTCATTTGCTATCGGTAATATCGACCGTTTTATTTATGAGCGTGTTACAGATATTCAGCAACTTTCTCAAGACCCAATTCTTGCAGATGAGTCTATTAGTCAAGCAGAGCTAACTGACCGTATTAAAGAACTTCAACTCAAAAATGGAATGTATAAAAGTATTTCATTTTTTGACCCTACTCGCCTTCGTTTAGCTGATTCTCGCAACTTAAATATTGGCAAAACACACGACCTTACCACCTATTGGGAAAAAATAGACCAAGGACAACAAGAAGTAACGATGGATATTTCGCCTTCTGCCTCACTTCAAATTCCTGTAATGCACTTTGCTGCTGTTGTCAGAAATGATATGGGAACACGTGTAGGTACAGTCGTTACACGTGCAGATTTATCTTGGATTAATAGTATTTTTGAAGAATCTATGGCTACTGATTCACTTATGAGAAATGCAGATATTAATCTTTTAGATAAAGAAGGAACAATATTATATTCGAATACTAATCCTGATGGAGTATTAAAGGAAAAGTATTACGATATGAAACAACTAACCTACTTTGCAGAAAATGATAAAGAGAAATATCATGTTTTTGGAGATAAAATCTACTTTTATACATTAGAAACAGGATATTTGAGTTATGCTGGTAATAATTGGATTCTTCTGATTGCTCTGCCTAAAGATGTGGTTTACGAGCCTATTTATGATTTGCGTAGAAGTATAGGAATCATGTTAGGAATTGTTATTTTGTTAGGTTCGGGAATTGCTTTTGTAGTAGCTCGTCTGTTTGCCAAACCTATTTTGAGTCTTACAGCATCTGCAAAGAAAATGGGAGAGGGAAATCTAGAAGCCGTTCCAAACATCAAAACACGAGACGAAATAGGAAAACTAGCACAGAGTTTCGGACAAATGGCAAACAAGTTAAAAGCTAAAATGAGAGAACAAGACGAACTCAACATCGAACTTGCTGCCATAAATGAGCGTATAGAATCAAAATATGTACAGATTAATGAACAAAAAGTAGAAATTGAACTTTCAAAAGACCAAATTGAGATGCAGAATAGTGCGCTCGGAGAGGCTTTTAAGGAAATTGAGAAACAAAATAAATCTATTACTTCAAGTATTCATTATGCAGAGCGCATTCAGCGTTCGACGCTACCAGAACATGATATTTTTAATAAATACTTTCCTGAGTCTTTTGTTCTTTACAAACCTCGTGATATAGTTTCAGGTGATTTTTACTGGTTTGATGAGATTGTACGAGATGGAAAACGTCATTTAATGTTTGCCGTTGGAGATTGTACAGGACACGGAGTACCAGGAGGTTTTATGTCTATGCTTGGAAATAACCTACTCACAACCGTAGTAACCATTGGAGGACAAATAGAACCTGCTATCGTTTTGGAAGAAGTAGATTATGATATTAGAAAAGTGCTGCATCAAGACGAACACTCTGAAAATAGTCAAGATGGAATGGAAATCGCCTTTTGTACGGTTGAATTAGATACACTCAAAATGAAATACTCAGGAGCGCATCGTTCTTTATATTTCTTTAGAAATGGAGAGTTTACTGAAATAAAAGCAGATAGAGCTTCTTTAGGGGGAGTAAGTAAAATTCGTAAGAAAAGAAAACTTACAAACCTACAACTTACCACACACGAAATTCAACTTCAAAAAGATGATGTTTTTTATCTTTTTTCTGATGGCTATAAAGACCAATTTGGAGGAGAACTAGGACGTATTTTTTCTAGTAAGCGTTTTAAAAACTTATTAAAAGAAATTCATCAGCAACCCATGAAACAACAAATGGAAAGATTAGATAAAGAAGTAATGGCTTGGAGTAAAATTTCTGATCAAAAACAAACAGATGATATTATCGTACTGGGTGTAAGAGTAACAAGTTCAGGTTTGGAGATGTAA
- a CDS encoding M24 family metallopeptidase, which yields MSIPTQNISKTPLESLIEAEKKAIQLFSEIEKRKLIKTGKSEEELSQEIYELANEMFGTTRHWHTRIVRAGINTLLPYYENPPLLRLQEDDILFLDLGPIFQEWEADLGRTYVIGNNPKKLKLKNDVENIWDECRNWYLEQVEKGNEITGAELYQKATEMANAAGWEFGGEIAGHIVGQFPHEKLEQEDKTLYIHPENHSSMLSKDKDGNIRNFILEIHLVDRELGIGGFYEQLLTNSYQ from the coding sequence ATGTCTATTCCTACTCAAAATATATCTAAAACGCCATTAGAATCACTCATTGAAGCTGAAAAGAAAGCGATTCAATTATTCTCTGAGATAGAAAAACGAAAACTAATAAAAACAGGAAAGTCAGAAGAAGAGCTAAGTCAAGAAATTTATGAGTTAGCAAATGAGATGTTTGGCACTACTCGCCATTGGCATACACGTATCGTGAGGGCAGGAATAAATACGCTATTGCCTTACTATGAAAACCCACCTTTGTTGAGATTACAAGAAGATGATATTTTGTTTTTGGACTTAGGTCCTATTTTTCAAGAATGGGAAGCTGATTTGGGCAGAACATACGTAATTGGAAATAATCCGAAGAAACTCAAACTCAAAAATGATGTAGAAAATATTTGGGATGAGTGCAGAAACTGGTATTTAGAGCAAGTAGAAAAAGGAAATGAAATCACAGGCGCAGAGCTTTATCAAAAGGCAACTGAAATGGCAAATGCTGCTGGTTGGGAGTTTGGAGGAGAAATAGCTGGGCATATTGTTGGGCAATTTCCACACGAAAAACTAGAACAAGAAGATAAGACACTTTATATCCATCCAGAAAATCATTCTTCTATGTTGAGCAAAGACAAAGACGGAAATATTAGAAATTTTATACTAGAAATTCATTTAGTAGATAGAGAATTAGGAATTGGTGGGTTTTATGAGCAACTTTTGACAAACAGTTATCAGTAA